The Paenibacillus uliginis N3/975 genome has a window encoding:
- a CDS encoding LTA synthase family protein, with translation MERTWKQRAGLFSGVFLLLLLKLMLLRLFLFNEVMWGKVPTDAFSLLVLMSFLELLIPMKRRHVVYWVFNLVVSLILFASAIYNVYFGSIPTYTALSGLGQVHQVRSSITTLLEPEHFIFFADVLVMAVFWIVNRFRRRNSRSGGFTTFTQTSYRGSKRISGWKLSMAGLLILGVVISGLSIRKAWGIENELVRAEHMGFMNYQVAAVVKSGQENRALAEGNLQDTIKEIKQLQESYPYREAKKEGQPSEYFGVGKGKNLIVVQMESLQNFPIHQSLDNQVLTPIMNQLADEGLYFPYVFQQIGQGNTSDAEFLSNTSIYPLGSVAMSTGFGSRELPSLPRMLSEQGYVSNTFHVNEVSFWDRNKMYPALAFDHFYDKPYFTNDHFNSFGPSDEELYRVGIEKLSNVNKDNKPFYAQFVTVSSHSPFTVPENFSKINIPSDLKGTQLGNYLDSVNYSDYALGKLIESLKQNGLWEDTVLVVYGDHFGINSNDTDPSLITSSLGVPYHERISRFNIPFIVHIPGLKEGKTIEQVGGQVDMMPTIANIMGISLKNEQFTAMGQDLLNIDKNVFGMRYYLPTGSFFNNEVMFVPGDGFEDGTAVSLKTLQPVQDISPYRDDYDYVLKLMKLSDEYVKLLPQRAP, from the coding sequence ATGGAAAGAACGTGGAAACAAAGAGCAGGATTGTTCAGCGGTGTTTTTTTGCTTCTGCTGCTGAAATTGATGTTATTAAGGTTGTTTTTATTTAATGAAGTCATGTGGGGGAAAGTCCCAACAGATGCCTTTTCTCTGCTTGTATTGATGAGCTTTCTGGAGCTGCTCATTCCCATGAAGAGACGACATGTCGTTTATTGGGTGTTTAATCTCGTTGTGTCGCTCATTTTGTTCGCGTCTGCTATTTATAATGTGTACTTTGGATCCATACCGACATATACTGCGTTATCTGGTCTTGGACAGGTGCATCAGGTGCGCTCCAGCATAACGACGTTACTTGAACCAGAACATTTCATTTTCTTTGCGGATGTACTGGTTATGGCTGTTTTTTGGATCGTGAACCGGTTTCGCCGGCGGAATTCCAGATCCGGAGGCTTCACCACTTTTACGCAGACTTCTTATAGAGGCTCAAAAAGGATTTCCGGATGGAAGTTAAGTATGGCCGGCCTGTTGATCCTGGGAGTAGTCATATCAGGGTTATCGATCCGCAAAGCATGGGGAATTGAGAATGAACTTGTTCGCGCGGAGCATATGGGCTTTATGAATTATCAGGTAGCTGCTGTCGTTAAAAGCGGGCAGGAAAATCGGGCTTTAGCGGAAGGCAACCTACAGGATACGATTAAAGAAATTAAGCAATTGCAGGAAAGCTACCCTTATCGGGAAGCGAAGAAGGAGGGCCAACCGTCAGAATATTTTGGGGTAGGTAAAGGTAAAAATCTGATTGTCGTTCAGATGGAGTCGCTACAGAATTTCCCGATACATCAGTCTCTGGATAATCAGGTATTGACGCCTATAATGAATCAACTTGCGGATGAGGGATTGTACTTTCCTTATGTGTTCCAGCAGATTGGCCAAGGCAATACATCGGACGCTGAGTTCTTATCGAACACCTCGATATATCCTTTAGGTTCGGTTGCGATGTCGACTGGCTTTGGTAGCCGGGAACTTCCGAGTCTGCCGCGTATGCTTAGTGAACAAGGGTATGTGTCTAATACGTTTCATGTAAATGAAGTCAGCTTCTGGGATCGAAACAAGATGTATCCGGCTCTTGCTTTTGATCATTTCTACGATAAACCATACTTCACCAACGATCATTTTAATAGTTTTGGACCTTCTGATGAAGAATTGTATCGTGTGGGAATAGAAAAGCTGAGTAATGTGAATAAAGACAACAAACCATTTTATGCTCAATTTGTTACCGTATCGAGCCACTCGCCGTTCACGGTACCGGAGAATTTTTCGAAAATTAATATTCCCTCCGACCTAAAAGGCACACAACTGGGCAATTATCTGGATTCCGTCAACTACTCGGATTACGCACTGGGTAAGCTGATCGAATCACTGAAACAAAATGGGTTATGGGAAGACACGGTTCTGGTAGTATATGGTGATCACTTTGGAATTAACAGTAACGATACAGATCCCAGTCTGATTACGTCTTCTCTGGGTGTTCCTTATCATGAGAGAATCAGTCGGTTTAACATTCCTTTTATAGTCCACATACCAGGGCTGAAGGAAGGGAAGACGATTGAACAGGTCGGAGGTCAAGTTGATATGATGCCAACGATCGCGAACATCATGGGGATTTCATTGAAAAATGAACAGTTTACCGCTATGGGGCAGGATCTGCTGAACATTGATAAGAACGTATTCGGAATGAGATATTACTTGCCGACAGGCTCGTTCTTCAACAATGAGGTTATGTTTGTCCCTGGAGATGGATTTGAGGATGGAACGGCGGTTTCATTAAAAACATTGCAGCCCGTTCAAGATATTTCACCTTACCGGGATGACTATGATTACGTGCTGAAGCTTATGAAGTTGTCTGATGAATATGTAAAACTTCTGCCACAGAGAGCTCCATAA
- a CDS encoding NAD-dependent epimerase/dehydratase family protein, producing the protein MKTVVTGGAGFIGSHLVNRLVSQSYEVHVIDNLTTGDPGRLHSEAVLHVTDVGSDQAATYIRLLKPDIVFHLAAQTDVQQSIKSPTADAYANIKGTINVLEACRAAKVRKIIFASSSEVYGNVAKDVLTEDDPVSPISFYSLSKLAAEQYIRLYKHFYGLEYTILRYSHVYGPRQTTNGEGGVIAVFGEQMSSGLPLSIFGDGTQTRDFIYVKDVVEANLAVIDLGHSDTLHVSTGQCTSVNRLVDIVRGQFTGDIHVNYLPAKPGDIAHSCLDNSKIMSMLNWKPEYTIEQGLMETTRYWSVSSNNDNV; encoded by the coding sequence ATGAAAACGGTAGTAACCGGCGGAGCGGGTTTTATTGGCTCTCACCTCGTCAACCGGCTGGTTTCACAAAGCTATGAAGTACATGTGATCGATAACCTGACAACCGGTGATCCAGGTCGGTTGCATTCCGAGGCGGTTCTGCATGTCACGGATGTGGGTAGTGATCAGGCGGCGACATATATCCGGCTGCTTAAACCGGATATCGTCTTTCATTTAGCGGCGCAAACGGATGTGCAGCAGTCCATCAAGTCACCAACTGCTGATGCGTACGCTAATATTAAGGGAACAATTAATGTATTGGAAGCATGCCGGGCAGCCAAAGTTCGAAAAATCATATTTGCATCGTCATCCGAAGTGTACGGAAATGTAGCAAAGGATGTTCTGACTGAGGATGATCCGGTATCTCCGATTTCTTTTTATTCCTTATCTAAGCTCGCGGCTGAACAGTACATCCGTCTGTATAAACACTTTTATGGACTGGAATATACCATACTCCGTTATAGTCATGTATATGGCCCCAGACAAACGACAAATGGTGAAGGTGGTGTTATTGCCGTCTTTGGTGAACAGATGAGTAGCGGACTCCCTCTGAGCATATTCGGAGACGGTACACAGACACGGGACTTTATTTATGTAAAAGATGTAGTCGAAGCCAATCTGGCCGTCATCGACCTTGGACATAGTGATACATTGCATGTGAGTACGGGACAGTGCACAAGCGTTAACCGGCTAGTCGATATCGTGCGCGGACAATTTACCGGTGACATTCATGTGAACTACCTTCCTGCCAAGCCGGGAGACATTGCACACAGCTGCCTTGATAACAGTAAGATCATGTCCATGCTGAATTGGAAGCCTGAATATACAATTGAACAAGGTTTAATGGAAACTACCCGATATTGGAGTGTCTCCTCCAACAACGATAACGTATGA
- a CDS encoding DMT family transporter produces MNPEKPPIPVAILLFIGITAISFSSIFVKWSDAPVSIQAMYRLILTMLFMLPFGIKYISQARKLKGTDILKLMASGMMLAVHFLLWMGSLQWTSVASSTIILALQPVFVMIGAYVFFKERTSVSALSGMGIAFLGVFLLIGKSGMSGTGSHLTGDLMSLFGTGAIAAHMLLGQMLLKRIPSFLYSWFVFVFAALFLAGYNVFSGIPLTGYAAKEWGIFALLAVVPTVFGHLLFNWLMRYSSASTVSMSVLGEPVGASLLAFLLLNESMNGLQAAGGALVLLGLILFLNVRPSKKATAVAPTDLQTESLG; encoded by the coding sequence ATGAATCCAGAAAAACCGCCAATTCCAGTAGCTATTCTGCTTTTTATCGGAATAACTGCTATTTCATTCTCATCTATTTTTGTGAAGTGGTCCGATGCGCCTGTGTCGATTCAAGCCATGTACAGGCTCATTCTCACCATGCTCTTCATGCTGCCTTTTGGAATCAAATATATTTCGCAAGCCCGCAAACTTAAAGGAACAGACATATTGAAACTTATGGCTTCCGGTATGATGCTGGCGGTTCATTTTCTGCTATGGATGGGTTCACTGCAATGGACTAGTGTTGCAAGCTCAACGATCATTCTGGCGCTTCAGCCGGTTTTTGTGATGATCGGAGCTTATGTTTTCTTTAAAGAGAGAACATCTGTCTCTGCGCTATCCGGGATGGGAATCGCTTTTCTTGGCGTGTTCCTGCTGATCGGTAAAAGTGGAATGAGCGGTACAGGTAGCCATCTGACAGGTGATTTAATGTCACTGTTCGGAACGGGAGCGATCGCGGCACATATGCTTCTGGGGCAAATGTTGCTTAAACGGATACCTTCATTTCTTTACAGCTGGTTTGTATTTGTTTTTGCGGCATTGTTCCTGGCTGGTTACAATGTGTTCTCAGGGATCCCGCTAACAGGATATGCAGCTAAAGAGTGGGGAATATTCGCCCTGCTTGCTGTCGTGCCAACGGTATTCGGCCATCTTCTATTTAATTGGCTTATGCGTTATTCATCCGCTTCAACGGTATCGATGAGCGTTCTTGGGGAACCGGTGGGAGCAAGCCTGCTCGCGTTTCTCCTTCTTAACGAGTCTATGAATGGTCTGCAGGCTGCCGGGGGTGCACTCGTGCTGCTTGGACTCATCTTGTTCCTAAATGTCCGACCATCCAAGAAAGCTACAGCCGTAGCTCCAACCGATCTGCAGACAGAGAGTTTGGGCTGA
- a CDS encoding TrkH family potassium uptake protein, whose protein sequence is MKTTKQQRTKMSPPKFLAIGFLSITLFGTFLLKLPISTESGMPTPLIDAFFTAVSAISVTGLTVVDTGTHWSMFGEIVMLMLVQLGGLGFMTSATWIALMLNRRISLRERMILQEAMGQYQIQGIVDLIRRVLVYAFTIEGIGALLLTLRFWAEMPLTDAAYLGIFQSVSIFNNAGFDLFGGIHGPFTGFATYGTDPILNIINMALIFLGGIGFIVMFDVIEYPKCRKLSLHSKVVLTVTSLLIVIGALMLFILEFNNPATLGPLSYPQKIMASFFQSVTSRSGGVSTIDIGGLQQSSQFFMIMLMFIGAAPGSTGGGIKVTTFAVLIGAVITMIQGKRDVVLFRNRISQAVVYRAVTLTILSLLLLVGFSMFLSATESSDFLAILFETVSAFGTVGLSMGLTTELSEIGKIAIALVMFLGRLGPLTLAYALNRRRYKDLYRHPEGKIIIG, encoded by the coding sequence ATGAAGACAACAAAGCAGCAACGAACTAAAATGAGCCCTCCCAAATTTTTAGCTATCGGTTTTCTTTCCATTACGCTCTTCGGCACATTCTTGCTCAAGCTGCCGATTTCTACAGAAAGTGGTATGCCGACACCACTGATCGATGCGTTTTTTACGGCTGTATCCGCCATCAGCGTGACAGGTCTCACCGTAGTAGACACCGGTACGCATTGGTCAATGTTTGGAGAAATTGTCATGCTGATGCTTGTTCAGCTTGGAGGTCTTGGATTTATGACCTCCGCGACATGGATCGCGCTGATGTTGAACCGCAGAATATCTCTACGGGAACGAATGATTCTTCAGGAAGCGATGGGGCAATACCAGATCCAAGGAATTGTCGACCTGATCCGTCGTGTTCTCGTCTATGCATTTACCATTGAAGGGATAGGCGCATTACTACTCACTTTGCGTTTTTGGGCGGAGATGCCGCTGACCGATGCTGCTTACCTTGGCATATTCCAGAGTGTCTCAATTTTCAATAACGCAGGGTTCGATCTGTTTGGCGGCATTCATGGTCCATTCACTGGATTTGCAACCTATGGCACCGATCCGATACTCAATATCATTAATATGGCCCTTATCTTTCTAGGTGGGATTGGATTTATCGTCATGTTTGATGTCATTGAATATCCTAAGTGCCGAAAGCTTTCTCTGCATTCCAAGGTAGTCCTTACCGTAACATCACTGCTAATTGTTATCGGTGCGCTGATGCTGTTTATTTTGGAATTTAATAATCCGGCAACACTCGGTCCACTCTCTTACCCGCAGAAGATTATGGCCTCCTTCTTCCAATCGGTTACATCACGATCAGGGGGAGTCAGTACGATTGATATTGGTGGACTGCAGCAATCATCCCAATTTTTCATGATTATGCTGATGTTTATTGGTGCCGCTCCCGGATCAACGGGTGGAGGTATTAAAGTAACGACTTTTGCCGTCCTGATTGGTGCCGTTATCACGATGATACAGGGTAAACGTGATGTAGTGCTGTTCCGGAACCGTATCTCTCAAGCAGTCGTTTATCGTGCGGTCACCTTGACCATACTATCATTGCTGCTTCTGGTTGGGTTTTCCATGTTCTTGTCTGCGACGGAATCCAGTGATTTTCTGGCTATTCTGTTTGAAACCGTGTCCGCTTTCGGTACAGTCGGACTGTCTATGGGACTGACAACCGAGCTGTCCGAGATTGGAAAAATAGCTATTGCGCTGGTCATGTTCCTTGGACGTTTAGGACCACTGACGCTGGCATACGCGCTGAACCGCAGACGCTATAAGGACTTGTACCGTCATCCGGAAGGCAAAATCATTATTGGCTAA